The Triticum aestivum cultivar Chinese Spring chromosome 6D, IWGSC CS RefSeq v2.1, whole genome shotgun sequence genomic sequence attcatacttgacattgtgaatagattattacttgagcataagaaatcatatgacaatatccatatatgttgctgttataagaatgatcatgatgccctcatgtccgtattttattttatcgacacctctatctctaaacatgtggacatatttatcgttatcggcttccgcttgaggacaagcgaggtctaagcttgggggagttgatacgtccattttgcatcatgcttttatatcgatatttattgcattatgggctgttattacacgtcatgtcacaatacttatgcctattctctcttattttacaaggtttacatgaagagggagaatgccggcagctggaattctgggctagaaaaggagcaaatattagagatctattctgcacagctccaaaagtcctgaaacttcacggaagtcatttttggaattgataaaaaatactgagcgaagaaaataccagagggggcccacaccctggccacgagggtgggggcacgccctaccccccctgggcgcgccccctgcctcgtgggccccctggcaagcctccggtgcccatcttctgctatatgaagtcttttaccctggaaaaaatcataagcaagctttcgggaagaaactctgccgccacgaggcggaacctggcggaaccaatctagggctccgacagagctgttctgccggggaaacttccctccgggagggggaaatcatcgccatcgtcatcaccaacgatcctctcatcgggagggggtcaatctccatcaacatcttcaccagcaccatgtcctctcaaaccctagttcatctcttgtatccaatctttgtcccaaagcctcagattggtacctgtgggttgctagtagtgttgattactccttgtagttgatgctagttggtttatttggtggaagatcatatgttcagatccattatgcatattaatacccctctgattatgaacatgaatatgctttgtgagtagttacgtttgttcctgaggacatgggagaagtcttgctattagtagtcatgtgaatttggtattcgttcgatattttgatgagatgtatgttgtctttcctctagtggtgttatgtgaacgtcgactacatgacacttcaccattatttgggcctagaggaaggcattgggaagtaataagtagatgatgggttgctagagtgacagaagcttaaaccctagtttatgagttgcttcgtaaggggctgatttggatccatatgtttcatgctatggttaggtttaccttaatacttcttttgtagttgcggatgcttgcaataggggttaatcataagtgggatgcttgtccaaggaaggacattacccaagcaccggcccacccacataccaaattatcaaagtaacgaacgcgaatcatatgggcgtgatgaaaactagcttgacgataattcccatgtgtcctcgggagcgcttttctctatataagagtttgtccaggcttgtcctttgctacaaaaaggattgggccatcttgctgcaccttatttactttcattacttgttacccgttacaaattaccttatcacaaaactatctgttaccgataatttcagtgcttgcagaaaataccttactgaaaaccgcttgtcatttccttatgctcctcgttgggttcgacactcttacttatcgaaaggactacgatagatcccctatacttgtgggtcatcaactatcagcaacgagataaattatacctgcctccagaagctttaatatttcttttcttaccacttctttcatcttaagatttaaccgtcgttggtgatcaacaaccggtttagtggctttctccaattttattttgtgctggcatagagtgggactaatgcccttaagatcatcaagagtatatccaatagcagcacggtgcttcttcagagttttcaataatttctcttcctcctgctctgaaaggttagcactaataataacaggatatatcttcttttcatcaagataagcatatttaagagtattaggtaatggtttaagctcaaacacgggatcacccttgggtggaggaggatcccctaggatttcaacaggcaagttgtgtttcagaatgggtccctgtttaaagaatacttcatctatttcccttctttcattcatgaacatatcattttcatggtcaagcaaatattgttgtaaaggatcattaggaggcctggcaatagaagcaagaccaataatttcgtctttactaggcaattcctcatcacggggttgcctacgaaatttagcaatgttaaactcatgagacatatcacccaaaccaatagtaacaacgtccttttcgcagtctatcctagcattaacagtgttcaaaaagggtctaccaaatataatgggacaaaagctatcttgtggggaaccaagaacaagaaaatcagcaggatatttaaccttcccacacaagacttcaacatctctaacaatcccaatcgttaaatagtatctctattggcaagcttaattgtaacatcaatttcttctatctcagcaggtgcaatatcatgcataatttctttgtataaagaatgaggtattgcactagcactagcacccatatcacataagccatgataacaatgatctcctattttaacagaaataacaggcatgcctacaacaggtctatgtttatctttagcaccaggtttagcaattctagcagtttcctcacagaaataaataacatgcccatcaatattatcagccaagagatctttaaccatagcaatattaggttcaactttaatttgttcagggggtgtaggtgttctagtgttactcttacgaaccacaattgaagctttagcatgatcctttattctaacagggaaaggtggtttctcaatgtaagcggtaggaacaataggatcaacattataagtgatagttttttcttcaactttaataggtgctactacttttacttcaatgggaggattatatttaaaccacttctccttagggaggtcaacatgagtagcaaaggattcacagaaagaagctactatctcagagtcaagtccatatttagtgctaaattcatggaaaatatcggtatccataaaagatttaacacaatcaaagtcatgtgttatacctgactccttaccttcgtcgagatcccaatcttcagagttgtgtttaattctttccaataaatcccatttgaattcaatagtcttcatcataaaagagccagtacaagaagtattgagcatggagcgattgtggagagaaagccgagcaagcttgagcgatgctttctcgttcgcgaggccaaaaaatatatatataattgcgatcacgatgaacaagatgcataggataaaacttctgatgaaattccaatttcaatcggttgtagttccatgatcccatatcatcacatagcctaaaccatgtcaatgtctttcccttcaaagataaagggaagaccttcttcttgataacatcctcgggcatacctgcaagcttaaataatccacaaacttcatccacatagattaggtgcaaatcgggatgtaatgttccatcacctgtaaaaggattagctagcagtttctctatcatacccgaaggaatttcaaggtaaacattttcagtaggttcaataggttgaggagcaactctttgctctactggtcggggtgaagataccccgaacaagcccctcaaaggattatgttccatagtaacaagtgacagtaaatttcagcacactatataaatttctccttaccaaattccacctaccaaaggtgcttcactccccggcaacggcgccagaaaagagtcttgatgacccacaagtataggggatctatcgtagtcctttcgataagtaagagtgtcgaacccaacgaggagcagaaggaaatgacaggcggttttcagtaaggtattctctgcaagcactgaaattatcggtaatagatagttttgtgataaggtaatttgtaatgagtaacaagtaacaaaagtaaataagatgcagaaagatggcccaatcctttttgtagcaaaggacaagcctggacaaactcttatataaaggaaaacgctcccgaggacacatgggaattgtcgtcaagctagttttcatcacgctcatatgattcgtgttcgttattttgataatttggtatgtgggtggaccggtgtttgggtgctgcccttccttggacaagcatcccacttatgattaacccctattgcaagcatccgcaactacaaaagaagtattaaggtaaacctaaccatagcatgaaacatatggatccaaatcagcccctgacgaagcaactcataaactagggtttaagcttctgtcactctagcaacccaccatctacttattacttcccaatgccttcatctaggcccaaacaatggtgaagtgtcatgtagtcgacgttcacataacaccactagaggagagacaacatacatctcatcaaaatatcgaatgaataccaaattcacatgactacttatagcaagacttctcccatgtcctcaggaacaaacgtaactactcacaaatcatattcatgttcataatcagagggggtattaatatgcataaaggatctgaacatatgatcttccaccaaataaaccaactagcatcaactacaaggagtaatcaacactactagcaacccacgggtaccaatctgaggctttgggacaaagattggatacaagagatgaaatagggttttagaggagatggtgatggtaaatatgttgatggagattgaccccctcccgatgaccCCCTAATCCAccttagtatatacaacagtgtgtgaaatgaaggtggattaggtccacttgaacctaatccaccttcatttcacacactgttgtatatactgactaatcatggtcataaaatcatatgatgaaagtactgtatataaaacatatacaaatacagcaaaaataagctgcaattaaaagaaaggaaaactaagcagtagcgcttttcagaagaaacgctactgctacttatctctatcagcagcgcttttccaacaagagcgctactgctaactaggtgtagcagtagcgctggtaaaaaccagtgctactgctaccaattagctgtagtgccttactggcagcgcttgtacaagcgctactaGTAGCTCTAAGACCAGCGCTACTagtagggttttccctagtagtgcatgaatTTCTTTTTGGCATAGATGAGTTTGTACAAATCCACTACAACAAACAAACCTATTTAGATCATTAGCCAACTCAGTCAACAGCTGACAGACAAACAAATACAGTATGCCTTAGACAGACAAGTAAATAAAGTATGGCTCGGATAAACAAGGAATTAAACCATTTGTTGCCAACTCATTCACACCATTGGTATTAAACGAGCAGTTATATATAGATTGTTAGCCTCATATAAACTAGCAGGACAATTGGGTAATGGACTTCAGGGCTTTAGGCACACTTTGGGAGACTAATGAAATGCTAAGGCAATTATTTATGGCACCAAATATTATTCAAGTACACTAAAATGGGTAGCACTATTTGGGCAACTCATTAagtgcatgacaaacaagcaatttAATGATGCCTCAAGCAAGCAAGCAATTGAACTATTTTGTTGGTAGCATGCATAGATGCAAGCCTCAATAAGATCCTTGGACTGGATATATTTTCATCAACTGATGTACCTTTCATACAATGGAACGAGTAATTTAACATCATGTGCCTCTAATGAAGTAGTTGGGCAGTATGTATTGAAGATCCTAAAAATGATAGGGAGACTAAGGAAGTGCACATGTGTTTGGTTATGCCATGTATGCCAAGCACAATGGAGAACCCTAGCCAAGCACAATGCTGGACAAATAACAATAGCAATTTCTTCTGTAACGACTAATGATCAGTTCCTGCACACAACACACAAAACAAACTTGCCCCCAACACTTCAATAATGCTGTCAAGCTTCTTGTCCTGCTAGTTACAAGGGTAAATTGTATGGTATGGTAGGAATTGGTAGATATATAAAATAATAAAAGCAGATCAACAAAGAAGTAAATAATAACGGTGATTGCAATTAATGGAAAATAGACCTGCGACCATAAcatcactagaggcttctctccaaGCAAGATAAATGTGTTGTGGTGAATACAATTATAGTTAGGCAGCGATTAAATAGCAATGTTTATATTTATGACTATTATCATTCATGGCACAATATTATGTACGCATTACGTTTGTAGATCGTTATCCAACTGCATCTACAACTAATACTCCACCCAAAGACCGCAATCAAGTATGCGTCTcgaggtattaagttcataacaaatagAATATTGCAATAAGCATGATGATATAATGTAGACAACAAAACTATCATCCATGTGTGataaagaaaccatcatttcatccttagtagcaataatacaatacgtgtcttgtcccttaTTGCCACTCGGATATAGgccaccacaagattgaacccactatcaTACAAAACTCTCTCTAAAGAACTACTCACAAAACTTGGCCAGAGAAGACAAATAGACCATAGAGCATGTATGACTACTTAATTATgcaagaagaaaccacaagaaacCTCTTCATTATTAGCTGTTGGTTCAAAGTGTATAAATAAGTTTAGGAATTGTAGAGTCAATATCCATCTTTACAGTTTTTTTGTCAATAAAGTTGATATAACATGATAAAAGATAGCATGCTAATATATTTTTGGTAAGAAAACTAACTGTAAATAAAAAGTAGATAGACAAGACAGATAACAAGTAAGTAACGTGGTTTTGCGTAATACCTTTTTGTGTGTCGAagaaactccccggcaacggcgccagaaatcttgcTTGCTCTCTCGTAAAAGTGGTTGGGTAACCCCAAGTGTGAGGGTGAAGTAACCTGgcaataagtatttccctcgattgAGAatcaagatttattggaccattaggagttttgcaacaacaacaaaaattcgTCGGTGCCCAATATTTTAAGCAGGCCCATCGATGAGGGCATGCGAGGTGAGCGACACTCAGGGTCACCAAAATCTTGGAGCCCCCGACCGAAGAGAAAATAGGAGcacagaaaaaaaggagaagagaaAATGTGAAGAACTGCCCATCGATGAGTCGCTCCACGCCGGAGCAACCGGCTCGCGTGCACCCGTTCTGCGTCGAGTCTAAGCCAAAGGGAAAGCCTCGCTCTGCCATAATTAAGAATTCACCCAAGTCAGGCCGTGCCGCCTTGAAAACCAATCAACCACGCATCGAGTCGGTCAAGAATACATCTCTTGCGCGGCGGTGAACGGAGCAATGGAAGCGGTAGGACCCCTGCGGCAGTCATCGACGACTTGACGATTAAGAAGATAAGATCTCGCCGCCTAGACGTGAAATCTGTCTCCTAGCGTCGTGCGTCATGTTGTTGGAGTTGTACTCTTCTTCCAATGATGGTCTCTCCAGCTTTGCCGGCGGCAACGGCGCTGCCCCGCTGGATCCAAAGATAGGCTGCTGCACGCTGCAGGCTCGGAAAAGACGCGAGCGGGACTAGCTTAGAACAATGTTATGCAAAAACTTGTTAGCTGATCTATGCCTCGTTTGCCGCCCCAAGCTTAGCACCAATCCCAGGTAACTTTCTATATTATGCTCCTATAAATACTTGAATTAGTACCGCACTAAAATTGAACTGTAATGTGGCCTTGATTTTCAGATttagaattgtttctccattgggCATGTACGACTAATATCCTAGTCACATCATGAGGCTATCAGGGAAGATCGGAAGGCCCGTCCTAAGTCTTGACTCCATAAGTCATATCTTCATCGAATTATTGATCAGTTTATTATCCATCAATTGATCATGTACTATATTTCATCTAGCCATTCTATTGGATATAGTTATTAATTATGATAAATCTTTCAGTAAAATTTGAAGTTAGTTTTGGACTTATGACTTTACTATTTTGCACTAATTCATGATATATTTATAAAtacggaaacactaacgcccacacgtgttgCACTTCTCCAACTTGCCCACACGCCTGGATCGTCATCCAGTGcagtttgcacgaatcttgacacaaaAAGATGGATTTGGTGTGCCATgtaggacggggctggtgtgtgggcgttggagagtttgcccacacgccCCGCACCATGTTGTTATCCAGCTGCGTGTGTGGGcaaactagtttctgcccacacagccaTCACCTAGTCCATGCGCGTGTGagcgaactgcttttcgcccacacgacgactcctacgttgtggatggcaactgcagttacgcgaacgtgacaactaggtaaacacacatggcaactataatTCGTTgctagatggcaactgcagttgcgcgtacgtggcaaccagataaacacacatggcaactatgattggaccacacgtgacaactaggtaaacacacatgacaactactGTTtgccatatgtggcaagtagttaatcacatacggcaactacggtttgattacacgcgtcaactaccataaattagacatggcaactatagttaaccaaaacagatagagttgccatgcttttacaactaaacttgccatcccggataactacatctgccatcccggatggcaactaaatcgtcatcccgcgggtacctaacgtagctggccaggacgtgtgggcattcTTGTTTCGTGCCACACGTGCGAGGTgaagatgagtagtacttgttggacgtgtggcacgaagtagctgcgcccacacgtgtgggcaattctaatgtccGCCCACACACAGCCCGTGTGAGCTGCCTCGTGCTGACGGCACACACGGTGTGTGGGCGGATGCCTAAtataccacacgtgtggcagttatcggcgtccttATAAATAATGTGAAGTAACACTAAGTTATATAATTAAGTGAAAGTATACCGTACCTATATGAAAATTTCAAGGGCCTAATTTGTATTATGCATCGGGGCCTCAAATTTCTGGAGACGGCCCTGGTTGTAAGAAGGTTGTCAAATTTCTTGTCCTACTAGTTATGAGGATTAAAGGTGTGTTATCGTAGGAATTGATagatatataaaataaataaaagtttaAACAAAGAAGATTAATTGTAACAATGTATTCATTAAAATAGAATAGACCTAGGGGGCAtagtttcactagaggcatctctccaaGCAGATAAATGTGgtgtggtgaacaaattacagttgggcgGCGATTAAATTGCAATATTTATATTTATGACTATAAGCATTCGTTACATAATATTGCATAGGCATTACATCGATGATATGTAGAAGCTTAATCCAACTACATGTACAACTAATGCTCCACCTAAAGGCCGCTATCCGACATGCATCTCGAGGTATTAAGTTTGCAACAAACAGAGCATTGTAATAAggatgatgacataatgtagacaacaAAACTATCATCCAAGTGTGATAAAGGaaccatcgttttatccttagtagaaacaaTAGAATACATGTATTGTCCTTTTCTGTCACCGGGATATaaatcaccgcaagattgaacgcacTACCATACACAACTCCCTTTGAAGAACTGCCAATCAATCTGGCCAAACAAGATCAATAGATCGGAAAGCATACATGACTACTTCATTATGTAGCAAATAAACTTCAAAAGATTCAATATAATTCAGTGAACACTCTAATCATAAAGTGGCAATTCATCATATCTCATTAAACACAACCACCGATCCCGATCATGTGAGGTAGCACAAGGAAACTTTGTATTGAATCACAAGGGGGagatgacactagtagaaaaacgatttttagtaccggttcgtaaggacctttattaccggttctggaaccggcactaaagggtggggactaaaggcccccctttagtcccggttcaacacgaaccgggaccaaaggcccaccacatgGCACAAGGCGCGCTATGGTTTgggggatttttttttgaattttttttgaaataaaggaAAAAAAGCCTGCCTACTAGGCctgcacggcctgcatacgactagaaacccaacctctagttgggctAGGATGTAGGCCCGTACggaccagtaggccccacagggcagaagacttgcaataggcccacaaaggcctgcttagaaaGGAGCTCAACACGGTAGCCgcgccggggcttataaaccggtgcgagctcctctcaactagcgagatgggactaaacattgtgcattgcgggtggcagcgcatcacctttagtaccggttggtggctccaaccggtactaaaggggggggtctttagtaccggttggagccaccaacccgtactataggtcacaaatgaaccgggactaatgcatagtcgtttgaaccgggactaatggtaccattaatgccggttcatttacaaaccgggactaatgtgtctcacgtaaagtagtttttctactagtgggatgccatctagctactgctatggaccctaaggtcctaAGTAAAATACTCAAACATGTAAAAAGagggggtaagagggagcatgttaaaataTATGCCGTTATGAGTTGATAATTAATATCAAGAAAAATCAAGACATACATTGTTTTGCAAGGAGATGCAATGAATGGGAAAACATTACAACCTCCAATCTTCCAAAGGAGTAACTAGGTTTCACTGTATTATTTATATCAAGGGGGTCTTTAATCACATGAACACTAACACAACAAACACATATCAATAGTAATTGGAATTAATCTTGTTACGCATGAGGTACGTAGGTATTACCTGCAGTGTAGAAATTTCTGTACGGAAAATGCATCCTGTCGACCCGGCGATTATTTTTAGTAATTAATCTGATCCGCATCGACTCAAGGTGCAACATGAAGTCACCACTGTATGTAgacgagtatttaaccaaaaactaccacaattcgcggaaacgtgacagaaaactatcactttacgattttgtcccgaaaactaccattttttttattaatccgtggcaaaaaactaccaagtgtgTAAACTGCTCGCTTTGCCTGGGTTAAACCCGAATCTGACTGCCCGACCCCACACATAAGCGGGCTAAAAATGCAATCGGGTCCCtagtttttcttaaaaaaaagcaATCCAGTCCCTCACCATGTCCGCCGGcaccgcctccttctcctcctcgtcgccggccagcCTCGGGCCACCGCCGCGTCCTGGTCCTTCCACTCCTGTCCTTGTGTTGCTTCCCTGTTGACTCGAGCCGCTGATCATGTCCTCCGACGCCTGCCAGAGCCGCGCGGCCTCGCGGCGGATtgcggcggccggcgacggcagCGCCTCGTTGCAGTCAGCGGAGTAGCGGCCGGACACGCCGGCCAGCCTCGGGTGCACCGCCGCGTAGCACGTGGTCGCCGCTGCCTGCACGCGAGAAGAGAAGGCACTACGTACGTCAGCAAGAGGGGGCGAGCGGCGCATTAACTGCGGAAAGCAGAGCCTCCGGCGTGGCGGGGCAAGGCGCAGAACAGAGTGCAGCGATGACAGAGACATGTCCGCATATGATAATGCAGTTGAATGATCGTCACCTATGGGATGGTCTTGAGCAGCTTGGAGAGCAGTACGAAGACGAGATCTGTGATGAGCCCCTCTCGGTCACGGTTGAGGCGCGTCCTCATGATGCCGGGGTGCACGCAGTTCGCCGTCACGTCCGCGCCCATCTCCTGGAGGCGGGCGGCGAGCTCCTTGGTGTGCAGCATGTTGGCGAGCTTGGACACCGCGTAGGCCTGCGTCGCGTCGTAGGGTCTGGACGCGGCGGTGCACCCGAGgctggctggcgacgaggaggagaaggaggcggtgCCGGCGGACATGGTGAGGGACTGGATTGCTTTTTTAAGAAAAACTAGGGACCCGATTGCATTTTTAGCCCACTTATGTGTGGGGTCGGGCAGTCAGATTCGGGTTTAACCCAGGCAAAGCGAGCAGTTTTcacacttggtagttttttgccacggattaataaaaaagtggtagttttcgggacaaaatcgtaaagtggtagttttctgtcacgtTTCCGCGAATTGtgatagtttttggttaaatactcgtaTGTAGACAAAACCACCACATTTAACTCCTCGTCATACCCCACCATCCCTCCATTTATGAAGTCGTTAGACAACATCCCCTCCAATTGATTGATTTTCTGCAGAAGCACCCATCCGGCAACACCATCAGAGTTGAGTTTCCTCTCCCATATATGAATGCCCAGTTTCGACATAGCGGCGAGGCCAAGAACGCTATCTTCATCTGTCCGTAAGAGCTGAAAGGACCAACGTTGGGCATCTACGGGCGTCTCGATGACAGCAAGAGTCTGCCTTTGAATATCGAATGCAAGGATTTGACCTCCATGCAGCAACCAGTAAACTGCACTCCTGATAAGGATGCTGGGCTTTAGCTTCATAACCATCCTTCTAGTCGACGCTGAGACAATATTCCCCCATACACCCGACACTGATTCGTAGGCACAAGCTAATGACGTCTTCAGGTCTCTACGGGAGCAGATCAAGACCAATTTGAAGGACGGGTTCAAGAAGCAATCGTCCTGCACATGCCCGTCTTGATCATCAACACACATCACCGTGGCGCTGCACCTACAGAAACTCTCCCTTTTGGCGTCGCGGAGCTCCAGTGGAAAAGGCACGCGGTGCTGCTGGCCGTTGAGGGGATCCCACACGAAGACCTCACACAGAGACTCGCTGAGCATGACGGCGAGGCCGTGGCGGCAGCCAAGGAACTCCCAATCCCCCGTGATCTCAGGCAGAAAGAAGCGCTCGGCAGGGATGCGATCGGGCGGGTCCAGGACAGGAATTAAGAAGGGATATGGGGTAGACCCTTTGAAGAAACCTAAGAGAGGAGGTTCCGGGTGGTGTCTGCTGAAACGGCGTAGGAAGCGGGGATCGGAGAGGATGCGGCGCCAGCGCGTGCATACGAGGGAGGCACGGGAGAGGGTTGACGGCAGCGGAGGCAGCCGGAGGAGGATCTCCCTGAGGAGGTCCTCATCCTCCAGAGGCGCTGGAATTGAcatggcgcggcggccggagttttcTTCTTTTTCCGCGGAATCCTGGCACGGAACGACGCCCAGCACCACCCCTCCGGCTCCTGGACCTGCTGCGGTCGGAGCGGAAGGTCGGCGGATTGGAAGCGTGACGCGTGTGACAAGGGATCGAGATTGGAACTTATGTAGCTGTTAGATTGGAACTTCGTGTCCGTATGTTGGTGTGTGTCCGTTACTTGTACTGAGGTTACATGAGTAGGAATCAGTTTCGACTCCGTTCCATATGTGTCCGTACGCAGCCTATGTAAGAAACGATTCAAATAAAAACGGAGATCTGATCAAGTCGAAATACAGATCGACTCGGAGCAGGCGTACAATCTGGG encodes the following:
- the LOC123140828 gene encoding uncharacterized protein, which gives rise to MSIPAPLEDEDLLREILLRLPPLPSTLSRASLVCTRWRRILSDPRFLRRFSRHHPEPPLLGFFKGSTPYPFLIPVLDPPDRIPAERFFLPEITGDWEFLGCRHGLAVMLSESLCEVFVWDPLNGQQHRVPFPLELRDAKRESFCRCSATVMCVDDQDGHVQDDCFLNPSFKLVLICSRRDLKTSLACAYESVSGVWGNIVSASTRRMVMKLKPSILIRSAVYWLLHGGQILAFDIQRQTLAVIETPVDAQRWSFQLLRTDEDSVLGLAAMSKLGIHIWERKLNSDGVAGWVLLQKINQLEGMLSNDFINGGMVGYDEELNVVVLSTYEYLTKNYHNSRKRDRKLPLYDFVPKTTTFLLIRGKKLPSVKTARFAWVKPESDCPTPHISGLKMQSGP